Proteins co-encoded in one Nitrospirota bacterium genomic window:
- a CDS encoding IscS subfamily cysteine desulfurase produces the protein MKLPIFLDNHSTTPMDPRVLETMLPYFVEKFGNAASRNHAFGWAAEEAVENARKQIAKLIKADPKEIVFTSGATESDNLAIKGVLEMYGEKGTHIITSSTEHRAVLDTVKALEGKGKATVTCLAVDKFGMVNPEDVRNAITEKTILISIMLANNEIGTINPVKEIGKIAKEKGILFHCDATQGVGKIPVDVQEMGIDLMSFSAHKLYGPKGVGALYVRKKNPRVRIVAQMDGGGHERGMRSGTLPVPLIVGFGKACELCEQEMVQETARLIAMRDRLETSIMKALEESYLNGHPTNRLPGNLNISFAYVEGESLLMGMKDIALSSGSACTSATLEPSYVLRALGVGTELAHSSIRFGLGRFNTDDEIDYTITKVIEIVTKLREMSPLYEMAKEGVDLKSVQWAAH, from the coding sequence ATGAAATTGCCGATTTTCTTAGACAACCACTCCACCACCCCGATGGATCCCCGCGTCCTGGAGACCATGCTCCCCTACTTCGTCGAGAAGTTCGGGAACGCGGCCAGCCGGAACCACGCCTTCGGGTGGGCCGCGGAGGAAGCCGTCGAAAACGCCAGGAAGCAGATCGCGAAGCTGATCAAGGCCGACCCGAAAGAAATCGTCTTCACCAGCGGCGCCACCGAATCGGACAACCTCGCGATCAAGGGCGTGCTGGAGATGTACGGGGAGAAGGGCACCCACATCATTACCTCCTCCACCGAACATCGCGCCGTGCTCGACACAGTCAAAGCGTTGGAAGGCAAGGGCAAAGCGACGGTCACCTGCCTCGCCGTCGATAAATTCGGCATGGTGAATCCCGAAGATGTGCGCAATGCGATCACAGAGAAGACGATCCTCATCTCCATCATGCTGGCGAACAATGAAATCGGCACGATCAACCCCGTCAAAGAAATCGGCAAGATCGCTAAGGAGAAGGGCATCCTCTTTCACTGCGACGCCACGCAGGGCGTCGGCAAGATCCCGGTCGATGTGCAGGAGATGGGCATCGATCTGATGTCCTTCTCGGCCCATAAGCTATACGGACCCAAGGGGGTCGGGGCTCTCTACGTGAGAAAAAAGAATCCGCGGGTTCGCATCGTGGCACAAATGGACGGAGGCGGACATGAGCGAGGCATGCGCTCCGGCACGCTTCCTGTGCCCTTGATCGTGGGATTCGGGAAGGCCTGCGAACTCTGCGAGCAGGAGATGGTCCAGGAAACGGCCCGGTTGATCGCGATGCGCGACCGGCTGGAGACCAGCATTATGAAGGCTCTCGAGGAAAGCTATCTGAACGGCCATCCGACCAACCGGCTCCCCGGCAACCTCAATATCTCCTTTGCCTACGTGGAAGGCGAATCGTTGCTGATGGGGATGAAGGATATCGCCCTCTCGTCCGGCTCGGCCTGCACCTCGGCCACATTGGAGCCCTCCTACGTGCTCCGCGCCCTGGGAGTCGGAACGGAACTGGCGCATTCCTCGATCCGCTTCGGTTTGGGCCGTTTCAACACGGACGACGAAATCGACTATACGATCACAAAGGTGATTGAAATCGTCACCAAGTTGCGCGAAATGTCCCCGCTGTACGAGATGGCAAAAGAAGGCGTCGATTTAAAATCGGTCCAATGGGCGGCCCACTAA
- the iscU gene encoding Fe-S cluster assembly scaffold IscU, translating to MAYSDKVVDHFNNPRNMGSFKKDEEGVGTGMVGAPECGDVMKLQIKVQNDMIVDAKFKTFGCGSAIASSSLATEWLKGKTIEEAQKIKNTDIVQELNLPPVKIHCSVLAEDAIKAALADYQKKADGPATDAK from the coding sequence ATGGCCTACAGTGACAAAGTCGTCGATCATTTCAATAACCCCCGCAACATGGGGAGCTTCAAGAAGGATGAGGAAGGGGTCGGCACCGGCATGGTCGGAGCCCCGGAGTGCGGCGACGTGATGAAGCTTCAGATTAAGGTGCAGAACGATATGATCGTGGACGCGAAGTTCAAGACCTTCGGCTGCGGATCCGCCATCGCCAGCTCCAGCCTCGCCACCGAGTGGCTGAAGGGCAAGACCATCGAGGAAGCCCAGAAGATCAAGAATACCGACATCGTGCAGGAGCTGAACCTGCCACCGGTGAAGATCCATTGCTCCGTGCTCGCCGAGGATGCGATCAAAGCCGCCCTCGCAGACTACCAGAAGAAAGCCGACGGACCCGCGACCGACGCGAAGTAA
- the hscB gene encoding Fe-S protein assembly co-chaperone HscB — protein sequence MSKETDYFTCFGFPRRLTIDQSKLEAKFYELSRAFHPDFYQNKSETEQTISLGNSATLNSAYRTLRDPIQRAEYLLDLEAGAVKEIRNSPPADLFEEILELQDTLNEYRAADPTSGTGQQLRAKLQAEQLTLEQRKQDMESSLQQLFTDWDALQNQGDATSHARAERDRLLKQMREILSNRTYVKSIVNDLVATIG from the coding sequence GTGTCGAAAGAAACCGACTACTTCACCTGCTTCGGATTTCCTCGCCGTCTCACCATCGACCAAAGCAAGCTGGAAGCCAAGTTTTACGAACTCAGCCGCGCCTTCCATCCGGACTTCTATCAGAACAAAAGCGAGACGGAACAGACCATCAGCCTGGGCAACTCTGCCACGCTCAATTCGGCCTATCGCACCCTCCGCGATCCGATTCAGCGGGCCGAATATCTGCTCGACCTGGAAGCGGGGGCCGTGAAGGAGATCCGGAACTCGCCTCCGGCCGACCTCTTCGAGGAAATCCTTGAACTCCAAGACACGCTGAACGAATACCGGGCCGCCGACCCCACATCGGGAACAGGGCAACAGCTTCGCGCCAAACTCCAAGCGGAACAACTGACCCTGGAGCAGCGCAAACAGGACATGGAGAGCAGCCTCCAGCAACTCTTCACCGACTGGGATGCGCTCCAGAATCAAGGCGACGCAACTAGCCACGCCCGTGCCGAACGGGACCGTCTGCTGAAGCAGATGCGAGAGATCCTCTCCAACCGCACCTACGTCAAGAGCATCGTCAACGACCTCGTCGCAACCATCGGATAA
- a CDS encoding FAD-dependent oxidoreductase, with translation MAEPTQPATVLSVMDLTPHVRQLVLLPKTQKILFQPGQWVSMQLPVGIKPPLNRAYSLAEPPSQAGQLTLVFDRVPDGTGSNYLYGLKPGDELLLSGPYGNFSLPPSLDRELLLVSRYTGIVPIRCMLKQLAIAGLLPATTLIAVGPAESERLYHAELQALAAQQPSFRYIPMVLKGTDEEVVEATLTVLRPLVAGKQKMTPFLSGVKGFVRPLRAYLMETGYERKEVKTEAYD, from the coding sequence ATGGCGGAACCTACACAACCGGCAACGGTCCTCTCGGTCATGGATCTCACGCCCCACGTTCGTCAATTGGTTCTGCTCCCCAAAACTCAGAAGATCCTCTTCCAGCCAGGTCAGTGGGTCTCCATGCAACTCCCTGTCGGCATCAAACCTCCCCTCAATCGCGCCTATTCGTTGGCAGAGCCCCCTTCCCAGGCAGGGCAACTGACCCTGGTCTTCGATCGAGTTCCTGATGGAACCGGCTCGAACTATCTCTACGGGCTCAAGCCGGGCGATGAGCTCCTGCTGTCCGGCCCCTATGGGAACTTCTCACTGCCCCCCTCCCTCGATCGAGAACTGCTCCTCGTCAGTCGCTACACCGGCATCGTGCCGATCCGCTGCATGTTGAAGCAGTTGGCGATAGCAGGCCTGCTACCGGCCACCACCTTGATTGCGGTCGGTCCGGCTGAGAGTGAACGGCTCTACCACGCTGAACTGCAGGCCTTAGCCGCACAGCAACCCTCATTCCGATATATACCGATGGTGCTGAAGGGGACAGACGAGGAAGTGGTCGAAGCGACGCTGACCGTCCTGCGCCCCCTCGTCGCAGGCAAACAGAAAATGACGCCATTCCTCAGCGGGGTGAAGGGATTCGTGCGGCCATTGAGAGCCTATCTTATGGAAACGGGATACGAGCGGAAAGAAGTGAAAACTGAAGCCTACGACTAG
- a CDS encoding Hpt domain-containing protein — protein sequence MRQSRETLKLQLKAGTTEPQGTGEHLNHKDNKQPPSLSVNPKAWQPILEAQRPGRPDILAKILDLYLKDSRKLVDTLLAALANRDSKALLESAHGLKSCSAIVGAVRLSELCDQLEGLRTSQSLEEASTLIPVVRQEFDRVCNIFSAELARRAS from the coding sequence ATGCGTCAATCGCGGGAAACATTGAAACTGCAGCTCAAGGCAGGCACAACCGAACCACAGGGGACTGGCGAACATCTCAACCACAAGGATAACAAACAGCCACCCTCCCTTTCCGTTAATCCTAAGGCCTGGCAACCGATCTTGGAGGCCCAGAGACCAGGACGCCCCGATATTCTCGCAAAAATACTAGACCTCTACCTTAAGGATTCGAGGAAATTGGTCGATACGCTGCTGGCAGCGCTCGCAAACCGGGATAGCAAGGCCCTCTTAGAATCGGCCCACGGGTTAAAATCCTGCAGCGCCATAGTAGGTGCCGTCCGGCTCTCCGAACTGTGCGATCAGCTTGAAGGGCTCAGAACCTCTCAATCCCTGGAAGAAGCGTCGACGCTCATCCCGGTGGTACGACAAGAGTTCGACCGCGTCTGCAATATATTTTCAGCTGAACTGGCTCGAAGAGCTTCCTAG
- a CDS encoding iron-sulfur cluster assembly accessory protein has translation MDTTNAETQAPVITLSEAALKEVKRLINVQGLTEGGLRLGVKGGGCSGLSYTINFDEKIGPHDQIHDIDGVKVIVDAKSAIYLQGTQLDFQKDLLGGNFKFVNPNADKTCGCGESFSA, from the coding sequence ATGGACACAACCAACGCAGAAACCCAGGCTCCAGTGATTACGCTCAGCGAGGCGGCGCTCAAGGAAGTCAAACGCCTCATCAACGTGCAGGGCCTCACTGAAGGCGGGCTCCGTCTCGGCGTGAAGGGCGGCGGCTGCTCAGGCCTCAGCTACACGATCAACTTCGACGAAAAGATCGGGCCCCATGACCAGATCCATGACATCGACGGGGTCAAAGTTATTGTCGACGCCAAGAGCGCCATTTATCTGCAAGGCACACAGCTGGACTTCCAGAAAGACCTGCTGGGCGGCAATTTCAAGTTCGTCAATCCGAACGCCGACAAAACGTGCGGCTGCGGAGAGTCCTTCTCGGCGTAA
- a CDS encoding Rrf2 family transcriptional regulator, which yields MLKISKKADYALMALQHIAAAQFGDVMPGRVVNTKEIAEEYNIPLELLAKVLQTLAKNALIESHNGPKGGYVLARRADKITIAQILESIEGPLGITDCSHEKDGDFCMQRDNCNIRTPLLKVQDSIAQLLNNMTLQDMMGGTPLITIQSSAAQGVAR from the coding sequence ATGTTGAAAATTTCAAAAAAAGCAGACTACGCCCTCATGGCTCTTCAACACATCGCAGCCGCCCAGTTCGGCGACGTGATGCCGGGCCGCGTCGTGAATACGAAGGAAATCGCGGAGGAATATAACATTCCCCTCGAACTCCTGGCCAAAGTGCTCCAGACCCTGGCCAAGAACGCGCTGATCGAAAGCCACAATGGCCCGAAAGGCGGGTATGTGCTGGCGCGGCGCGCAGATAAAATTACGATCGCGCAAATTCTCGAAAGCATCGAAGGGCCATTGGGTATCACCGATTGTTCGCACGAGAAGGATGGCGACTTCTGCATGCAGCGGGACAATTGCAATATCCGCACACCGCTGTTGAAGGTTCAGGACAGCATCGCCCAATTGCTCAATAACATGACCCTGCAAGACATGATGGGTGGCACACCCCTCATTACGATTCAGTCTTCCGCGGCACAAGGAGTTGCACGATGA
- the dnaK gene encoding molecular chaperone DnaK, giving the protein MSRIVGIDLGTTNSLVAYMKEGHPCIIPGRNERTMVPSVVAMTDNGLIVGDPAKEHLTRNPERTVYSVKRFMGKALEDVQGELAYFPYSLTEQGGVIRIKLGEKSYSPPQISAMILKELKQRAEEHLGESITKAVITVPAYFNDSQRQATKDAGMIAGLDVLRIINEPTAASLAYGLQEKTQGTIAVYDFGGGTFDISILKLKNGIFEVLATNGDTHLGGDDLDREIANLFLADIRSQHGIDLSAYPDHMQTIRLEAERAKIQLSDELKIQVSVELPDNKGRFTRELTRDQLETLTMGIIERTLAPCRMALKDAGLTPDAIDEIVLVGGSTRMPLVRQRVQELFGKTPHCEINPDEVVALGAAVQADILSGGTTDMLLLDVTPLSLGIETMGGVMSSLIRRNTTIPASAKEMFTTYVDGQTGVDIHILQGERELANDNRSLAKFRLKVPPLPAGVPRIEVTFLIDANGILNVKASDMRTGQSQSIEVKPSYGLSDREVEQMIEDSFKFAAEDVSARKLIETRLEAGALITTTEKSLSEGRQLVAPEEVTAIQAALSALAAAREGNDLRAIRARMADLERSAQRLTVAMLNDSLTRGLQGKKVSDLT; this is encoded by the coding sequence ATGTCACGCATCGTCGGCATCGATCTCGGCACCACGAATTCGCTCGTGGCCTATATGAAAGAGGGCCACCCCTGCATCATTCCAGGACGGAACGAGCGTACGATGGTGCCCTCCGTCGTGGCCATGACTGACAATGGCCTGATCGTCGGCGACCCGGCGAAGGAACACCTGACCCGCAATCCCGAGCGGACGGTCTACTCCGTGAAGCGCTTCATGGGAAAGGCCCTTGAGGATGTACAGGGCGAACTGGCCTACTTCCCCTACTCGCTCACCGAGCAAGGCGGCGTGATCCGGATCAAGCTCGGCGAAAAATCCTATTCGCCCCCGCAAATTTCGGCGATGATTTTAAAAGAGCTGAAACAGCGGGCGGAAGAACATCTCGGCGAAAGCATCACGAAAGCCGTCATCACCGTCCCAGCCTACTTCAACGATAGCCAACGCCAAGCCACGAAAGACGCCGGCATGATCGCCGGGCTGGACGTGTTACGAATTATCAACGAACCGACCGCCGCCTCGCTCGCCTACGGACTGCAAGAAAAAACGCAGGGCACGATCGCCGTCTACGACTTCGGCGGGGGTACTTTCGACATCTCCATCCTCAAACTTAAAAACGGCATCTTCGAAGTGTTGGCTACGAACGGCGACACCCACCTAGGCGGAGACGATCTAGACCGTGAGATTGCCAACCTCTTCCTGGCAGACATTCGCAGCCAGCATGGAATCGACCTCAGTGCCTACCCGGACCATATGCAAACGATCCGGCTCGAGGCGGAACGGGCCAAAATCCAACTGTCCGACGAACTGAAAATACAGGTGTCGGTCGAGCTGCCAGACAACAAGGGCCGCTTCACGCGAGAATTGACGCGGGACCAACTCGAAACTTTGACCATGGGAATTATCGAACGGACCCTGGCCCCCTGCCGGATGGCCCTGAAAGACGCGGGGCTCACTCCGGACGCGATCGACGAAATCGTGCTGGTCGGGGGCTCCACCCGCATGCCGCTCGTGCGGCAACGGGTTCAGGAGTTGTTCGGGAAGACCCCCCATTGTGAGATCAATCCGGATGAAGTCGTGGCCCTGGGCGCAGCCGTGCAAGCGGACATCCTCAGCGGCGGCACGACGGACATGCTCTTGCTCGACGTCACGCCTCTCTCGCTCGGCATCGAAACCATGGGCGGCGTAATGAGCAGCTTGATTCGCCGGAACACGACCATCCCGGCAAGCGCGAAAGAAATGTTCACCACCTATGTCGATGGGCAGACCGGCGTGGATATCCACATCCTCCAAGGGGAACGAGAACTGGCGAACGACAATCGCAGCCTGGCAAAATTTCGCCTAAAAGTGCCCCCGCTCCCGGCCGGCGTGCCGCGCATCGAAGTCACGTTCCTTATCGACGCCAATGGGATCTTGAACGTGAAGGCCAGCGACATGCGAACCGGACAGAGCCAGTCCATCGAGGTGAAACCCTCATATGGGTTATCCGACCGCGAAGTGGAGCAGATGATCGAGGATTCGTTCAAGTTTGCAGCAGAGGACGTCAGTGCCCGCAAATTGATCGAGACGAGGCTCGAGGCCGGCGCCTTGATCACGACGACGGAGAAGTCCCTGAGCGAAGGGCGTCAGCTTGTCGCCCCGGAAGAGGTCACGGCCATTCAAGCGGCCCTCTCGGCCCTGGCAGCCGCAAGGGAGGGTAACGATCTCCGCGCCATCCGCGCGCGCATGGCCGACCTCGAACGATCGGCGCAGCGCCTGACCGTCGCTATGCTGAACGATTCGCTCACACGAGGGCTCCAGGGCAAGAAGGTCTCGGACCTAACGTGA
- a CDS encoding 2Fe-2S iron-sulfur cluster-binding protein — translation MGGTNPYIEKANYELPQRAYSVTFVAPDGVTTKVLVDPAKIPYGPTGLPGSLLDVAMGSGVALEHVCGGVCACSTCHIIVKQGLESCSEGTDDEFDQLEKAPLTTLQSRLGCQCVPNGTKDIVVEIPAVNKNLVKEGH, via the coding sequence ATGGGCGGAACCAATCCCTATATTGAAAAAGCTAACTATGAGCTGCCTCAGCGAGCCTATAGCGTCACCTTTGTCGCTCCCGATGGAGTGACGACGAAGGTTTTGGTCGATCCAGCCAAGATCCCCTACGGCCCGACAGGGCTTCCGGGAAGTCTCCTGGATGTGGCGATGGGTAGCGGGGTGGCATTGGAACATGTCTGCGGGGGGGTCTGCGCCTGTTCGACCTGCCACATCATCGTGAAGCAGGGGCTGGAGAGCTGTAGTGAAGGGACGGACGATGAGTTCGACCAGTTAGAGAAGGCGCCGCTCACCACGTTGCAGTCACGGCTCGGCTGCCAATGTGTGCCGAACGGTACGAAAGATATCGTGGTTGAGATCCCGGCTGTGAACAAGAACCTCGTGAAGGAAGGGCACTAG
- the gltX gene encoding glutamate--tRNA ligase, protein MSQVRVRFAPSPTGFLHIGGVRTALFNWLFARQQKGVFVLRIEDTDQDRSTDESIQAILEGLKWVGLDWDEGPFRQTERIDLYRSYAMQLLEKGQAYWCSCKAEELEARRKEAEAKGLSPKYDSRCRDRGLANPAGDAALRFKAPLEGETAVDDLIKGKIVFDNSVQDDLIILRSNGYPTYNFSVVVDDALMNITHVVRGDDHLTNTPRQIPIFQALGFPVPQFGHLPMILGADKSRLSKRHGATSIMAYRDMGYLPDAMVNYLVRLGWSHGDQELFTRQELIEKFSWKNVQTSPAVFNPEKLIWVNAEYLKVSQPALVAQALVPLLEAAGLTGEVRAVAPDWLAQLVVLVKERAKTLVEMVEWVRPYFGQAVTFDEDAAKKFLTPAIAPVLGKLLVRFESFPVFSKQQWEEAFKQLVEAEGMKMGQLAQPVRVALTGRTASPGLFEVMEVLGRDRTIFRLRQGLDRASQA, encoded by the coding sequence ATGAGCCAAGTCAGAGTGAGATTTGCCCCCAGCCCCACAGGTTTTCTCCACATCGGTGGGGTTCGCACAGCTCTGTTCAATTGGCTCTTTGCTCGTCAGCAGAAGGGCGTGTTTGTCCTTCGCATCGAAGACACGGACCAGGACCGCTCGACCGATGAGTCGATCCAGGCCATCCTTGAGGGGCTGAAGTGGGTGGGGCTAGATTGGGACGAGGGGCCCTTCCGTCAGACCGAGCGTATCGACCTCTATCGCAGCTATGCGATGCAGCTGTTGGAGAAGGGCCAAGCCTATTGGTGTTCCTGCAAAGCGGAAGAACTCGAAGCCAGGCGGAAGGAAGCAGAGGCCAAGGGGCTGTCTCCGAAATACGATAGCCGTTGCCGTGATCGTGGCCTGGCCAATCCAGCCGGCGATGCGGCCCTGCGTTTCAAGGCTCCGTTAGAGGGTGAGACGGCGGTCGACGACCTGATCAAGGGCAAGATTGTCTTCGATAATAGTGTGCAGGACGATCTGATCATTCTCCGGTCGAACGGTTACCCGACATACAACTTTTCAGTGGTGGTCGATGATGCGCTGATGAACATTACTCATGTGGTGCGGGGCGACGATCACTTGACCAATACGCCGCGGCAGATCCCAATCTTTCAAGCGCTCGGGTTTCCCGTTCCTCAGTTCGGGCATTTGCCGATGATTCTGGGTGCGGATAAATCCCGCCTGTCGAAGCGGCATGGAGCCACTTCGATTATGGCCTATAGAGACATGGGTTATCTGCCGGATGCCATGGTGAATTATCTCGTGCGGCTCGGGTGGTCGCATGGGGACCAGGAGCTCTTCACTCGCCAGGAGCTGATCGAGAAGTTTTCCTGGAAGAATGTGCAGACCTCACCTGCCGTGTTCAATCCTGAGAAGCTGATCTGGGTGAACGCGGAATATCTCAAGGTCAGCCAGCCGGCTTTGGTCGCTCAGGCTCTGGTGCCCCTCCTGGAGGCCGCGGGCCTGACAGGCGAAGTCCGGGCTGTTGCGCCCGATTGGCTCGCACAACTGGTCGTCCTCGTGAAAGAGCGGGCGAAGACGCTGGTGGAGATGGTCGAATGGGTAAGGCCCTATTTCGGGCAGGCCGTGACCTTCGATGAGGACGCGGCGAAGAAGTTTCTGACGCCGGCTATCGCGCCGGTCCTTGGTAAATTGCTCGTTCGCTTCGAATCCTTCCCTGTCTTCTCCAAGCAGCAATGGGAAGAGGCCTTTAAGCAGCTGGTCGAGGCAGAAGGGATGAAGATGGGCCAGCTGGCTCAGCCGGTCCGTGTGGCCTTGACCGGCCGCACAGCCAGTCCTGGCCTTTTTGAAGTGATGGAGGTCTTAGGGCGAGACAGGACCATTTTTCGCCTTCGCCAGGGGCTCGACCGGGCCTCGCAGGCCTGA
- the yacG gene encoding DNA gyrase inhibitor YacG has protein sequence MPNMTCPLCRQPTTWDGNPWCPFCSKRCQVTDLGAWATDRYRIPGPPLTLDTSFSNSSEDGDDRDTG, from the coding sequence ATGCCGAATATGACTTGCCCCCTCTGCCGCCAACCCACTACGTGGGACGGCAATCCCTGGTGCCCCTTCTGCTCGAAACGATGCCAAGTGACCGACCTCGGCGCCTGGGCAACGGACCGCTACCGCATACCAGGCCCCCCTCTCACCCTCGACACCTCGTTCTCCAACTCATCGGAAGACGGCGACGATCGAGACACCGGGTGA
- a CDS encoding NAD(P)-dependent alcohol dehydrogenase, with protein sequence MLPTNGYAAMTAKAALQPFSFTRRDVGSHDVLIAITHCGICHSDIHQARDEWGGSIFPMVPGHEIVGRVTQVGSSVTRFHVGETAGVGCFVDSCRTCPACREGQEQYCEAGMLLTYSGRDKDGQPTQGGYSTQIVVDEQYVLRIPSALSPAGSAPLLCAGITTYSPLRHWGVGKYHKLAVVGLGGLGHMAVKIGKALGAQVTVLSTSERKRKDAERLGASDFALTSQPETFAKLQRRFDFILDTVSAPHNYNDYLNLLKTDGTMILVGVPDKPTLLEPFPLILHRRRIAGSVIGGIRETQEMLDFCATHQIESDVEVIPIQQVNEAYERVLRGDVRFRFVIDLGSMT encoded by the coding sequence ATGCTGCCGACCAACGGCTATGCAGCAATGACCGCCAAGGCTGCCCTGCAACCCTTCTCCTTTACACGACGGGACGTGGGTTCCCATGACGTGCTCATCGCGATCACCCATTGCGGCATCTGCCATTCTGATATTCATCAAGCCCGCGACGAATGGGGCGGCTCGATTTTCCCCATGGTGCCGGGTCATGAAATTGTCGGCAGGGTCACGCAGGTCGGGAGCTCGGTCACACGGTTCCATGTGGGCGAAACAGCCGGCGTCGGCTGTTTCGTGGATTCCTGCCGGACCTGTCCCGCCTGCCGCGAGGGCCAGGAGCAATATTGCGAAGCCGGCATGCTCCTCACCTATAGCGGCCGCGATAAAGACGGCCAACCGACGCAAGGCGGCTACTCTACTCAGATCGTCGTAGACGAACAGTACGTGCTGCGGATTCCCTCAGCCCTGTCGCCTGCCGGATCCGCCCCGCTCTTATGCGCGGGAATCACGACCTACTCCCCGCTGCGCCATTGGGGCGTCGGCAAGTATCACAAGCTGGCGGTCGTAGGATTGGGCGGACTGGGCCATATGGCGGTGAAGATTGGCAAGGCGCTCGGAGCCCAGGTCACCGTCTTGAGCACCTCCGAACGGAAACGGAAAGATGCAGAGCGGCTCGGCGCATCGGACTTCGCCCTCACCTCCCAGCCCGAGACCTTTGCCAAACTGCAGCGGCGCTTTGACTTTATCCTCGATACCGTTTCCGCGCCGCACAATTACAACGACTATCTTAATTTATTGAAAACCGACGGCACGATGATTCTCGTCGGTGTGCCGGATAAACCGACACTCCTGGAACCCTTTCCCCTCATCCTGCATCGCCGCCGCATCGCTGGCTCCGTCATCGGCGGCATCCGTGAAACGCAGGAGATGCTCGACTTTTGCGCGACGCACCAGATCGAGTCAGATGTTGAAGTGATTCCCATTCAACAAGTCAACGAAGCCTACGAACGAGTCCTCCGCGGCGACGTGCGGTTTCGATTCGTCATCGATCTCGGGTCAATGACGTAG